The Enterococcus sp. 7F3_DIV0205 genome has a window encoding:
- a CDS encoding lipoate--protein ligase has translation MYYVIMPSNDIRRNLATEQYLLNQRSFDEPLVLFYIQKPCVIVGRNQNVRAEVDLNYAKEHQITITRRLSGGGAVYDDLGNLSFSFVVDATHESFGNFKAFTQPIIDALHEMGALGAEISGRNDLLIDGKKFSGNAMYTKNKKMYSHGTLMLDVDLDEVSRVLTVSEKKLASKGTKSVRSRVTNLKPYLAKEYQGISTEDFRDRILLHLFKAKTMDAIQTREYHLTQEDERAIDQLVAEIYGNETWVFGEEPKYTIKREEKFQGGLIEANISVEKGRISAITIYGDYFSQKDTKEIAELLIGCKYEQAAIKQVLADVVVGDYFTNVSKAEFVQLLVD, from the coding sequence ATGTATTATGTTATTATGCCCTCTAACGATATCCGTCGGAATTTAGCGACAGAACAATACCTGTTGAATCAGCGGTCATTCGACGAACCACTGGTATTGTTTTATATTCAAAAACCATGTGTTATCGTCGGACGCAATCAGAATGTACGTGCAGAGGTCGATTTGAATTATGCTAAGGAACACCAAATCACTATTACCAGAAGGTTATCTGGTGGTGGTGCAGTGTATGATGATTTAGGTAATTTAAGTTTTAGTTTTGTTGTTGATGCAACCCATGAGTCATTTGGGAATTTTAAGGCATTTACACAGCCAATTATTGATGCTTTACATGAAATGGGTGCGCTCGGGGCAGAAATTAGTGGTCGAAATGATTTACTGATCGATGGGAAAAAATTCTCTGGAAATGCTATGTATACGAAAAATAAAAAGATGTATTCACATGGAACATTGATGTTGGATGTTGATTTAGACGAAGTTAGTCGAGTGCTTACCGTTTCTGAAAAAAAGTTAGCATCAAAAGGGACGAAGTCTGTTAGAAGCCGAGTGACCAATTTAAAACCTTACTTAGCTAAAGAATATCAAGGGATTTCCACTGAAGATTTTCGAGACCGCATATTATTGCATTTATTTAAAGCTAAGACAATGGACGCAATTCAGACACGAGAATATCATCTAACCCAAGAAGATGAACGAGCGATTGATCAATTGGTAGCAGAGATTTATGGAAATGAGACTTGGGTATTTGGTGAGGAACCTAAGTATACGATCAAAAGAGAAGAAAAATTCCAAGGTGGACTCATAGAAGCAAATATTTCTGTAGAAAAGGGAAGGATTTCAGCTATCACAATTTACGGTGATTACTTCAGTCAAAAAGATACAAAAGAAATAGCAGAGTTATTGATTGGCTGTAAATATGAGCAAGCAGCAATTAAGCAAGTATTAGCTGATGTCGTAGTAGGAGATTATTTTACTAATGTTTCTAAAGCCGAATTTGTTCAGTTGCTGGTAGATTGA
- a CDS encoding methionine ABC transporter permease — MMAAYISKISYYLPELSKALSESGIMILISIIAAVALGLPLGTFVYLTKKIPTQSNQWLGMLANGYINIVRSFPFLLLVVAMIPFTRFVLGTAFGTYAASLPLSFVAVAIYARLVEQVLLEIPNDILELAQSLGSTKFQLITRFLYIEARSGLVLSLTSVIISMVSYSTVMGVVGGGGIGDFALRYGYQRYEYAIMYTAIVVMILFVSFIQISGSWVSKKINKK, encoded by the coding sequence ATGATGGCAGCGTATATAAGTAAAATTAGTTATTACCTTCCAGAATTAAGTAAGGCTTTATCAGAAAGCGGCATAATGATTTTGATTTCAATCATTGCAGCTGTGGCATTAGGGTTACCACTTGGAACATTTGTTTATTTAACAAAGAAGATACCAACTCAGTCGAATCAGTGGCTGGGCATGTTAGCAAATGGCTACATTAATATTGTGCGTTCATTTCCATTTCTATTACTCGTGGTTGCTATGATCCCATTTACTCGATTCGTATTAGGGACTGCTTTTGGGACATATGCTGCTTCTTTGCCTTTAAGTTTTGTAGCGGTTGCTATATATGCCCGGCTTGTGGAACAGGTATTGTTAGAAATACCAAATGACATTTTAGAGTTGGCTCAATCTTTAGGTAGTACTAAGTTTCAGCTGATCACCCGTTTTCTTTATATTGAAGCTCGCTCGGGTCTAGTGTTGTCATTAACGTCAGTTATAATCAGTATGGTTTCTTATTCAACGGTTATGGGTGTAGTTGGTGGCGGTGGGATAGGTGATTTTGCATTAAGGTATGGTTATCAACGTTATGAATATGCCATAATGTACACAGCAATCGTTGTTATGATCCTATTCGTAAGTTTTATTCAAATAAGTGGTAGTTGGGTATCTAAAAAGATAAATAAAAAATAG
- a CDS encoding methionine ABC transporter ATP-binding protein — MITFDQVSKFYNHNGSAVTALDNVEFKIQEHEIFGVIGESGSGKSTLLRMINTLEKPSQGVIKVFDADLMQLNEKQKRQSRKQIGMIFQQFNLLYNQTVNENIGLPLRLNNAYDQKRIQEVLEFVRLSDKGKYYPSQLSGGEKQRVGIARALITQPKILLCDEPTSALDGQNAYDILELLRRINQTFGTTMVIVSHELNMIKQLCDRTAILENGKVLDILAIQRSQQSTQFGSYYERVRESLG; from the coding sequence ATGATTACGTTTGACCAAGTTTCAAAGTTTTATAATCATAATGGATCAGCTGTCACAGCATTAGATAATGTTGAGTTTAAAATCCAAGAACATGAAATATTTGGTGTGATTGGTGAAAGTGGATCTGGTAAATCTACATTACTAAGAATGATCAACACCTTAGAAAAACCGAGTCAAGGCGTTATTAAAGTCTTTGATGCGGATTTGATGCAGTTAAATGAGAAACAAAAACGGCAAAGTCGTAAGCAAATTGGGATGATTTTTCAACAATTTAACTTGCTATACAACCAAACTGTCAACGAAAATATTGGGCTTCCTTTACGATTGAATAACGCATATGACCAAAAACGTATTCAAGAAGTTTTGGAGTTTGTACGTTTGTCTGATAAAGGCAAATATTATCCAAGCCAGCTTAGTGGTGGTGAAAAACAGCGTGTAGGAATTGCCAGGGCGTTGATTACACAGCCCAAAATTTTACTCTGCGATGAACCAACTTCTGCTTTAGATGGCCAAAATGCTTATGATATTTTAGAGTTATTGCGAAGAATCAATCAAACGTTTGGAACGACAATGGTTATCGTCAGCCATGAATTGAATATGATCAAACAATTATGCGATCGAACAGCGATTCTAGAAAATGGAAAAGTATTGGATATATTAGCCATTCAAAGAAGTCAACAATCAACGCAGTTTGGATCTTATTATGAAAGAGTACGGGAGAGTTTGGGATGA